In Deinococcus maricopensis DSM 21211, one genomic interval encodes:
- a CDS encoding gamma-glutamyltransferase family protein: MHPETLTLRQPVYAQRGMVATSQPLAAQAGLAVLRDGGNAVDAAIATAAALTVVEPTSNGIGGDLFALIWKNGELHGLNASGAAPAALTHDALGGQPMPAQGWLPVTVPGAVRGWADLHARFGQLDFPRVLQGAITYAREGYPLSPVLAHNWARAARIYAARNHDFLQHWFETFLPDHFTPAAGAVWASEGHARTLERIAATNGAAFYTGDLADAIHAHAQSSGGLLHGTDLAAHQSEWVTPIHARYGGHDLWEIPPNGQGIAALIALGILDGLDLPDDPHDPAGLHTQIEAMKLGFADAHAHVADPRHADVPVERLLSREHHAHHRARLTERALDPNTPPPSTGGTVYLATADADGTMVSLIQSNYMGFGSGIVVPSTGIALHNRGHNFHADPAHPNGLRPGKRPYHTIIPGFLTRADGTPVGPLGVMGGFMQPQGHLQVTLNMLRYGMNPQAALDAPRWQWTNGFAVEVEHALPAPVARALAARGHDVRVNLDPNAFGRGQIITRDAGTGVYCGGSEPRADGLVAAY, from the coding sequence ATGCACCCTGAAACCCTTACGCTTCGGCAACCGGTGTACGCGCAGCGCGGCATGGTCGCCACCAGCCAGCCGCTCGCGGCGCAGGCGGGCCTCGCCGTCCTGCGCGACGGCGGGAACGCCGTGGACGCCGCCATTGCCACCGCTGCTGCCCTCACCGTCGTGGAACCTACCAGCAACGGCATCGGCGGTGACCTGTTCGCCCTGATCTGGAAGAACGGCGAGTTGCATGGCCTGAACGCCAGCGGCGCCGCGCCTGCGGCGCTCACGCATGACGCGCTGGGCGGGCAGCCCATGCCCGCCCAGGGGTGGCTGCCCGTTACGGTGCCCGGCGCCGTGCGCGGCTGGGCGGACCTGCACGCCCGCTTCGGCCAGCTGGACTTCCCCCGCGTGCTGCAGGGCGCCATCACGTACGCCCGCGAAGGCTATCCGCTCAGCCCCGTCCTCGCGCATAACTGGGCGCGCGCGGCGCGCATCTACGCGGCGCGCAACCACGACTTCCTGCAGCACTGGTTCGAAACGTTCCTGCCCGACCACTTCACCCCCGCGGCCGGGGCCGTCTGGGCGTCCGAAGGGCACGCGCGGACCCTGGAGCGGATCGCCGCCACGAACGGCGCGGCGTTCTACACCGGCGACCTCGCGGACGCCATCCACGCGCACGCGCAGAGCAGCGGCGGCCTTCTCCACGGCACGGACCTCGCCGCGCACCAGAGCGAATGGGTGACGCCCATCCACGCCCGCTACGGCGGGCATGACCTGTGGGAGATTCCGCCGAACGGACAGGGCATCGCTGCGCTCATCGCCCTGGGCATCCTGGACGGCCTGGACCTCCCCGACGACCCGCACGACCCCGCGGGGCTGCACACGCAGATCGAGGCGATGAAGCTCGGCTTCGCGGACGCCCACGCGCACGTCGCCGATCCGCGCCACGCGGACGTGCCCGTGGAGCGCCTGCTGAGCCGCGAGCACCACGCCCACCACCGCGCGCGCCTCACCGAGCGCGCCCTCGACCCGAATACGCCCCCGCCCAGCACGGGCGGCACCGTGTACCTCGCCACGGCCGACGCGGACGGCACCATGGTGAGCCTTATCCAGAGCAACTACATGGGCTTCGGGAGCGGCATCGTCGTGCCCAGCACCGGCATTGCCCTGCACAACCGCGGGCACAACTTCCACGCGGACCCCGCGCACCCGAACGGCCTCCGGCCCGGCAAACGCCCGTACCACACCATCATTCCCGGCTTCCTGACTCGCGCGGACGGCACGCCTGTCGGCCCGCTCGGCGTGATGGGCGGCTTCATGCAACCTCAGGGGCACCTGCAGGTCACGCTCAACATGCTCCGCTACGGCATGAACCCCCAGGCCGCCCTGGACGCGCCCCGCTGGCAGTGGACGAACGGCTTCGCCGTCGAGGTGGAGCACGCGCTGCCCGCACCCGTCGCGCGCGCCCTCGCGGCGCGAGGGCATGACGTCCGCGTGAACCTCGACCCGAACGCGTTCGGGCGTGGGCAGATCATCACGCGCGACGCGGGCACCGGCGTGTACTGCGGCGGCAGCGAACCGCGCGCAGACGGCCTCGTCGCCGCGTACTGA
- a CDS encoding sporulation protein, with translation MSFFKRMLASVGVGGARVDARLERDAVRLGEDLRGVVLLSGGAVEQNIERLNFSLMTLARHDDTTSAHAVARVTLGERVTLRAGETRELPFHLTVPYHAPISAPGVRLWLHTDADIAGASDPGDEDSVRILPNAPTQAFLDALSALGFHLKSGTVEFTHGRLVQELEFAPPHGQGHITELEVVLLPGAQHLDVRLEVDRRARGLHSLFTSELEARGLLRLTPELLAGGAPAVQNEVRRHIQRLS, from the coding sequence ATGAGCTTCTTCAAACGCATGCTGGCCAGTGTCGGCGTGGGCGGCGCCCGCGTGGACGCCCGACTGGAACGTGACGCCGTTCGACTCGGCGAGGACCTGCGCGGCGTCGTCCTCCTGTCGGGCGGGGCCGTGGAACAGAACATCGAACGCCTGAACTTCAGCCTGATGACGCTCGCGCGCCACGACGACACCACCAGCGCCCACGCGGTCGCGCGCGTCACGCTCGGGGAACGCGTGACCCTGCGCGCCGGAGAGACGCGGGAACTGCCGTTCCACCTGACCGTCCCGTACCACGCGCCCATCAGCGCGCCCGGCGTGCGCCTGTGGCTGCACACCGACGCCGATATCGCCGGCGCCAGCGACCCCGGCGACGAGGACAGCGTCCGCATTCTCCCGAACGCCCCCACCCAGGCCTTCCTGGACGCCTTGAGCGCCCTCGGATTCCACCTGAAGAGCGGCACCGTGGAGTTCACGCACGGGCGGCTCGTGCAGGAACTGGAGTTCGCGCCCCCGCACGGTCAGGGGCACATCACGGAGCTGGAGGTCGTTCTCCTGCCGGGCGCGCAGCACCTCGACGTCCGCCTTGAAGTGGACCGCCGCGCGCGCGGCCTGCACAGCCTGTTCACGAGTGAGCTGGAGGCGCGCGGCCTGCTGCGCCTCACGCCCGAGCTGCTCGCGGGCGGCGCGCCCGCCGTTCAAAATGAAGTGCGCCGCCACATCCAGCGTCTTTCCTGA
- a CDS encoding amidohydrolase family protein encodes MTLTLYTADVVYTGMGLPVADGAVAVSGDVIAAAGPRVQVRAQFPDAPEVRAARVIAPPPVNAHAHLDMTLYPFRPQPYFSWIPDVVVQHRDRRGLDAARLGLRAVQASGAGGLGDIVWSEDVMEFLLREADLPGVAYWEVIDMNPDTAEATFHEAVRRVEAWRRLERPGGMRVGLTPHTPHTVSARLLRLLAAYARAEALPLQIHVAEHPSELELYRTGGGPLAASLARLGAPPHDVVMGRAPDAALTPVRHLADLGVLDARPTLIHMVNTTKDDARAVAQAGCVVVSCPRSNANLECGTFPWATFAAAGAEVALGTDSVASGETLNVHDEVRAAFAVHPNLDARQIIRAAVKGGRRALGLGVPFLRRGETWHPEYIWPDPVA; translated from the coding sequence ATGACGCTGACCCTGTATACCGCCGACGTCGTGTACACCGGCATGGGCCTGCCCGTCGCGGACGGCGCGGTCGCCGTGAGCGGCGACGTGATCGCCGCCGCCGGACCGCGCGTGCAGGTCCGCGCGCAGTTCCCAGACGCCCCCGAAGTGCGCGCCGCGCGCGTGATCGCGCCGCCGCCCGTGAACGCACACGCCCACCTCGACATGACGCTGTACCCGTTCAGGCCGCAGCCGTACTTCAGCTGGATTCCGGACGTGGTCGTGCAGCACCGTGACCGCCGCGGCCTGGACGCCGCCCGCCTCGGCCTGCGGGCCGTGCAGGCCAGCGGCGCCGGCGGCCTCGGTGACATCGTGTGGAGTGAGGACGTCATGGAGTTCCTGCTGCGCGAAGCCGACCTGCCGGGCGTGGCGTACTGGGAAGTCATCGACATGAACCCGGACACCGCCGAGGCCACCTTCCATGAGGCCGTCCGGCGCGTGGAGGCGTGGCGGCGCCTGGAGCGGCCGGGCGGGATGCGCGTCGGCCTGACGCCGCACACGCCGCACACCGTGAGCGCCCGGCTTCTACGCCTCCTGGCGGCGTACGCGCGGGCCGAGGCGCTCCCACTGCAGATTCACGTGGCGGAGCACCCGAGCGAGCTGGAGTTATACCGCACGGGCGGCGGGCCGCTCGCTGCGAGCCTCGCGCGCCTGGGTGCCCCGCCGCACGACGTCGTGATGGGCCGCGCGCCCGACGCGGCGCTCACGCCCGTGCGGCACCTCGCGGATCTGGGCGTGCTGGACGCCCGCCCCACCCTCATTCACATGGTCAACACCACCAAGGACGATGCGCGCGCAGTCGCGCAGGCCGGGTGCGTCGTCGTGAGCTGCCCGCGCAGCAACGCGAACCTGGAGTGCGGGACGTTCCCGTGGGCGACGTTCGCGGCGGCGGGCGCCGAGGTGGCGCTCGGCACGGACAGCGTCGCGAGCGGCGAGACGCTCAACGTGCACGACGAGGTTCGCGCGGCGTTCGCCGTGCACCCGAACCTGGACGCGCGGCAGATCATTCGCGCCGCGGTGAAGGGCGGCCGGCGCGCGCTCGGCCTGGGTGTGCCGTTCCTGCGCCGCGGGGAGACGTGGCACCCCGAGTACATCTGGCCGGACCCGGTCGCCTGA
- the hisD gene encoding histidinol dehydrogenase gives MNIMQGDEARAALTRSFQDIPVPDAVLARIHSTFGEALTPEQVVTRILADVRARGDDALRDWTERLDGARPDALLVSEEELASATVEPELHAALELAIARVRAFYERQPAGGFMHENEDGTLGQLVRPLGRVGVYVPGGLAPLVSTLIHTAVPAQVAGVRDLTVTTPPDRAGRIHPAILVAARLIGVTRVVRAGGAQAIGALAYGTASVPAVDKIAGPGNLFVVIAKRLVYGQVGIESLPGPTETLVLADDSADARFVAADLLAQAEHNGAEPVLVSTSRDLLIEVERELHEQLEALPEPNRSWARDSVDARAKIVLAGTLEEGLELANLYAPEHLCLLTRDPWALLDGVTRAGGVFLGESSMEALGDYVAGPSHVMPTGGTARFASPVNVRDFQNIISVVGVNDSALRRVGPHAARLARAEGLEAHARAIETRFRPDPAPARPLETLEAVRGAELQDDLPVQE, from the coding sequence ATGAACATCATGCAAGGTGACGAGGCCCGCGCGGCCCTCACGCGGTCCTTCCAGGACATTCCCGTGCCGGACGCTGTGCTGGCCCGCATTCACTCGACGTTCGGGGAGGCGCTCACGCCCGAGCAGGTCGTGACGCGCATCCTCGCGGACGTCCGCGCGCGCGGCGACGACGCCCTGCGCGACTGGACGGAGCGCCTGGACGGCGCGCGCCCCGACGCGCTCCTCGTGAGCGAGGAAGAACTGGCGAGCGCCACCGTCGAGCCGGAGCTGCACGCGGCACTCGAACTGGCCATCGCGCGTGTCCGCGCGTTCTACGAGCGTCAGCCCGCCGGCGGGTTCATGCACGAGAACGAGGACGGCACGCTCGGGCAGCTCGTGCGGCCGCTCGGGCGGGTGGGCGTGTACGTGCCGGGCGGCCTCGCGCCCCTCGTCAGCACGCTCATTCACACGGCGGTGCCCGCGCAGGTCGCGGGCGTCCGCGACCTCACGGTCACGACGCCCCCGGACCGCGCGGGCCGCATTCACCCGGCCATTCTGGTGGCCGCGCGGCTGATCGGCGTGACGCGCGTGGTCCGCGCAGGCGGCGCGCAGGCCATCGGCGCGCTCGCGTACGGCACGGCGAGCGTCCCGGCGGTCGACAAGATCGCCGGGCCCGGCAACCTGTTCGTCGTGATCGCCAAGCGCCTCGTATACGGTCAGGTCGGCATCGAGAGCCTGCCGGGCCCGACCGAGACGCTGGTCCTCGCGGATGACAGCGCCGACGCGCGCTTCGTTGCCGCCGACCTGCTCGCGCAGGCGGAACACAACGGCGCGGAGCCCGTGCTGGTCAGCACCAGCCGCGACCTGCTGATCGAGGTGGAACGCGAACTGCACGAGCAGCTCGAAGCGCTGCCCGAACCGAATCGGTCGTGGGCGCGCGACAGCGTGGACGCGCGCGCGAAGATCGTCCTCGCCGGAACGCTTGAGGAGGGGTTGGAGCTCGCGAACCTGTACGCGCCGGAGCACTTGTGCCTGCTCACGCGTGACCCGTGGGCGCTGCTGGACGGCGTGACGCGCGCGGGCGGCGTATTCCTCGGGGAGAGCAGCATGGAAGCGCTCGGCGATTACGTGGCCGGGCCGAGTCACGTGATGCCGACCGGCGGCACCGCCCGGTTCGCGTCGCCCGTGAATGTGCGGGACTTCCAGAACATCATCAGTGTGGTCGGGGTGAACGACAGCGCGCTGCGCCGGGTCGGGCCGCACGCGGCGCGGCTGGCGCGCGCGGAGGGTCTCGAAGCGCACGCCCGCGCGATCGAGACGCGGTTCAGGCCGGACCCGGCACCCGCCCGCCCGTTGGAGACGCTGGAGGCGGTGCGCGGCGCGGAACTGCAGGACGACCTGCCCGTTCAGGAGTAA
- a CDS encoding phosphopentomutase, which produces MKFTIIVLDSVGAGELPDAAAFGDAGAHTINHTLERTGTALPNLARLGLARVPSVTLPGEPVTDVHGAFGRMREVSPGKDTSTGHWEFMGVQLQHPFQVFPDGFPPVIMDAFDAATGHGHLCNQPYSGTDVIRDYGAAHLETGDPIVYTSADSVFQIAAHVDKVPIETLYAWCRAARDLLQGEYAVARVIARPFRGAFPFERANELRKDFSLTPPRTVLDAVKDAGRDVVGIGKIPDIYDHQGFTEEIHTDNNADGIEKTLRRMQGDLDGLVFTNLVDFDAKFGHRRDPQGYAGSLAEFDARLPDLLASVPQDGCLLVISDHGNDPTWHGSDHTREYGLLLAYRPGLGAVDLGERATFADVGATVAEALGATWDGPGTSFWSQLA; this is translated from the coding sequence ATGAAGTTCACGATCATCGTGCTGGATTCCGTCGGGGCGGGCGAACTGCCAGACGCTGCAGCGTTCGGCGACGCCGGCGCCCACACCATCAACCACACCCTGGAACGCACGGGCACGGCCCTGCCGAACCTCGCGCGCCTCGGGCTGGCCCGCGTGCCGAGCGTCACGCTGCCGGGCGAGCCGGTGACGGACGTGCACGGCGCGTTCGGGCGCATGCGCGAAGTCAGCCCCGGCAAGGACACCAGCACCGGCCACTGGGAGTTCATGGGCGTGCAGCTGCAGCATCCCTTCCAGGTGTTCCCGGACGGCTTCCCGCCCGTCATCATGGACGCCTTCGACGCCGCCACCGGGCACGGGCACCTGTGCAACCAGCCGTACAGCGGCACGGACGTCATCCGCGACTACGGCGCCGCGCACCTGGAAACCGGCGACCCCATCGTGTACACCAGCGCCGACAGCGTCTTCCAGATTGCCGCGCACGTGGACAAGGTGCCCATCGAGACGCTGTACGCGTGGTGCCGCGCAGCACGTGACCTGCTGCAAGGCGAGTACGCCGTCGCGCGCGTCATCGCGCGGCCGTTCCGCGGCGCGTTCCCGTTCGAGCGCGCGAACGAGCTCCGCAAGGACTTCAGCCTGACGCCGCCGCGCACGGTGCTGGACGCCGTGAAGGACGCGGGCCGCGACGTGGTGGGCATCGGGAAGATCCCGGACATCTACGACCACCAGGGGTTCACCGAGGAAATCCACACGGACAACAACGCCGACGGTATCGAGAAGACGCTGCGGCGCATGCAGGGCGACCTTGACGGTCTGGTGTTCACGAACCTCGTGGACTTCGACGCGAAGTTCGGGCACCGCCGCGACCCGCAGGGGTACGCGGGCAGCCTCGCGGAGTTCGACGCGCGCCTGCCGGACCTCCTGGCGAGCGTCCCGCAGGACGGGTGCCTGCTGGTCATCAGCGACCACGGGAACGACCCGACGTGGCACGGCAGCGACCACACCCGCGAGTACGGCCTGCTGCTCGCGTACCGCCCGGGCCTGGGCGCGGTGGACCTCGGGGAGCGCGCGACGTTCGCGGACGTGGGCGCCACCGTCGCGGAGGCGCTCGGCGCCACGTGGGACGGGCCGGGCACCAGCTTCTGGAGTCAGCTCGCGTGA
- a CDS encoding nucleoside 2-deoxyribosyltransferase gives MTAEFARLARGDAPAYLCTRVFHHGGRLVGARLERAVRAALTDALAARGLPITGPLTFLPYRDSNGAVLLGPQFTRGIYAVDTAQIGRATLVVAPIEDLNLDSSIAFELGFAGARGVPVLSALQNVVRFRHPASGVVSPLPPLLTPLAGTVVDAGAFPADGAPRDPDAYLAHVEDALTRTEAQVRAAVPAALDAPVPAWGNVPVRAGHLHVEVGGPSEDARAWAARTASALADAGWFVTTATREGARTRADLDAAVREDLHAALGAQVLVTRADTADMDAEAAAVTGLRAGLGRATVLSIGWAREVWNGDAYVLPVNLMPLHGARASVRTDAALLQAVQALMGDAATPGG, from the coding sequence ATGACGGCGGAGTTCGCACGGCTGGCGCGCGGGGACGCGCCCGCGTACCTGTGCACGCGCGTGTTTCATCACGGGGGGCGGCTGGTGGGCGCGCGGCTGGAGCGCGCGGTGCGCGCGGCCCTCACGGACGCGCTGGCGGCGCGGGGGCTGCCGATCACGGGGCCGCTGACGTTCCTGCCGTACCGCGACTCGAACGGGGCGGTGCTACTCGGGCCGCAGTTCACGCGCGGCATCTACGCGGTCGACACGGCGCAGATCGGGCGGGCGACGCTGGTCGTGGCGCCCATCGAGGACCTGAACCTCGACAGCAGCATTGCGTTCGAGTTGGGCTTCGCGGGCGCGCGGGGCGTGCCGGTGCTGAGCGCCCTGCAGAACGTCGTGCGGTTCCGGCATCCGGCGAGCGGGGTGGTTTCGCCGCTGCCGCCGCTGCTGACGCCGCTCGCGGGCACGGTGGTGGACGCCGGGGCGTTCCCGGCGGACGGCGCGCCGCGCGACCCGGATGCGTACCTCGCGCACGTGGAAGACGCCCTTACGCGCACGGAAGCGCAGGTCCGCGCGGCCGTTCCAGCCGCTCTGGACGCGCCGGTGCCCGCCTGGGGAAACGTGCCCGTGCGGGCCGGGCACCTTCACGTGGAGGTGGGCGGCCCCAGCGAGGACGCGCGCGCGTGGGCGGCGCGCACGGCCTCGGCGCTCGCGGACGCCGGGTGGTTCGTGACGACCGCCACGCGTGAGGGCGCGCGCACCCGCGCGGACCTGGACGCCGCCGTTCGCGAGGACCTGCACGCGGCGCTTGGCGCGCAGGTCCTCGTGACGCGCGCGGACACCGCCGACATGGACGCCGAGGCCGCCGCCGTCACGGGCCTGCGCGCCGGGTTGGGGCGCGCGACGGTGCTGTCGATTGGGTGGGCACGTGAGGTGTGGAACGGCGACGCGTACGTCCTGCCGGTGAACCTGATGCCCCTGCACGGCGCGCGCGCTTCCGTGCGTACCGACGCGGCGCTCCTGCAGGCCGTCCAGGCGCTCATGGGCGACGCGGCCACGCCGGGCGGCTGA
- a CDS encoding DMT family transporter has translation MSSLPLPALLIGLATGAAIACLGPINTLLQGRAGPWSTLVIVHLLGLAVALLGWLLSGRTPLPTDSAALRAALLVLLVAVVAALVVLGRGALMLGVPALGLVGGLVGLLVVLGTLSAIQGLGVLGGITTILLAELTSAAVIDAFGLLGRPAVHLSGVRLLGLAVVAAGVLMVVRRNA, from the coding sequence ATGTCCTCTCTTCCTTTGCCGGCGCTCCTCATCGGGCTCGCGACGGGCGCGGCCATCGCGTGTCTCGGGCCCATCAATACGTTGCTGCAGGGCCGTGCGGGCCCGTGGTCGACACTGGTGATCGTGCATCTGCTGGGCCTCGCGGTGGCGCTGCTGGGGTGGCTGCTGAGTGGCCGCACGCCGCTGCCGACCGACTCGGCGGCGCTGCGCGCGGCGCTGCTGGTCCTGCTGGTCGCCGTGGTGGCCGCGCTCGTGGTGCTGGGACGTGGGGCGCTGATGCTGGGCGTGCCGGCGCTGGGCCTCGTGGGTGGGCTGGTGGGGTTGCTGGTGGTCCTCGGGACGCTGTCGGCCATTCAGGGCCTGGGGGTGCTGGGGGGCATCACGACGATTCTGCTGGCGGAACTCACGAGCGCGGCGGTGATTGACGCGTTCGGGCTGCTGGGCCGCCCGGCGGTGCACCTGAGTGGGGTGCGGCTGCTGGGCCTCGCGGTGGTCGCGGCGGGCGTGCTGATGGTCGTGCGGCGGAACGCATGA
- the lptB gene encoding LPS export ABC transporter ATP-binding protein → MTAATAPLTAEVAHAPQLVASGLSKTYGRRQVVRGVDLTVRRGEIVALFGPNGAGKTTTFYMMVGFVRPNTGTITLGGRDVTRLPMHERARAGLGYLPQEPSAFRRMTARDNLLAILEYTNLSRAEREARADALLDEFGLTALANSYAYQMSGGERRRLELARSLTTDPDFLLLDEPFTGVDPKSIREIQRLIFELRDRRGIGVFITDHNVRETIALTDRVYLMYDGQVKFDGTPQAFAADEDARRHYLGDDFEL, encoded by the coding sequence ATGACCGCCGCAACCGCCCCCCTGACCGCCGAAGTCGCCCACGCCCCGCAACTCGTCGCGTCCGGCCTGAGCAAAACGTACGGTCGGCGGCAGGTCGTGCGCGGCGTGGACCTCACCGTGCGGCGCGGCGAGATCGTGGCGCTGTTCGGCCCGAACGGCGCGGGCAAAACCACCACCTTCTACATGATGGTCGGCTTCGTCCGCCCCAACACCGGCACCATCACCCTCGGCGGGCGCGACGTCACCCGCCTTCCCATGCACGAACGCGCCCGCGCGGGCCTCGGGTACCTCCCGCAGGAACCCAGCGCGTTCCGCCGCATGACCGCGCGCGACAACCTCCTCGCCATCCTGGAGTACACCAACCTCAGCCGCGCGGAACGCGAGGCGCGCGCCGACGCCCTCCTCGACGAATTCGGCCTCACCGCCCTCGCGAACAGTTACGCGTACCAGATGTCCGGCGGGGAACGCCGCCGCCTGGAACTCGCCCGCTCCCTCACCACCGACCCGGACTTCCTGCTGCTCGACGAGCCGTTCACCGGCGTCGACCCGAAAAGCATCCGCGAGATTCAGCGCCTGATCTTCGAATTGCGCGACCGGCGCGGCATCGGCGTGTTCATCACGGACCACAACGTCCGCGAAACCATCGCCCTCACTGACCGCGTGTACCTGATGTACGACGGGCAGGTGAAGTTCGACGGGACGCCGCAGGCGTTCGCCGCCGACGAAGACGCCCGCCGCCACTACCTCGGCGACGACTTCGAGCTCTGA
- a CDS encoding DUF3084 domain-containing protein, giving the protein MLWLFVAFVVLLSGFVAYAADNIARRAGRKHLRLFGLRPKTTALIVAVASGMGISLASVLAFALINRQAIANITQADRLRVELNTLKAGVRDIRTQAQTARQERDKALRDAETQRAARQLAITQRDRAAQQLASAQQERARVEQQVSGLADKINRLNALRAELATKAATGQRALQLTLAQAKTLDARLQALSAQLSELEASRRDLNDRVRQADARAQAAETDAQAASARAQAAQARAAQAERRVADAQTRVTDAQARANALETQRRTLETQLGTLAADKARLSGERDRVVAQRDQAARERATLQQDIKSLRAQQEALNNENNRLRSDLQRTQAANDVLREDFTRATSELAASRNDTILFQKGEIVFRDTVASVRNLPDFLRAASASVTAQGARGTPAAVLSERAQTQLQTKLRGLNASAFVVCRSATNVAVGFQVELSCDARSNNVLYRRGQVIRTVTLNLGGDPVALRVQLLDLVQDAVSDLVSRGLPPESVLDRGLNTAELLDLYGRLSTRTGGTVRVGIAPRDEVRPSTRSVDLYPVILN; this is encoded by the coding sequence ATGCTGTGGCTCTTCGTAGCCTTCGTGGTGCTGCTGTCGGGCTTCGTGGCGTACGCCGCCGACAACATCGCCCGCCGCGCCGGCCGTAAACACCTGCGCCTGTTCGGCCTGCGGCCCAAAACGACCGCCCTGATCGTCGCCGTCGCCAGCGGCATGGGCATCAGCCTCGCGTCGGTGCTCGCGTTCGCGCTCATCAACCGCCAGGCCATCGCGAACATCACCCAGGCGGACCGCCTCCGCGTCGAACTCAACACCCTGAAAGCCGGCGTGCGTGATATCCGCACGCAAGCCCAGACGGCCCGGCAGGAACGCGACAAGGCCCTGCGCGACGCCGAAACGCAACGCGCCGCGCGGCAGCTCGCCATCACGCAACGCGACCGGGCCGCGCAGCAGCTCGCCAGCGCCCAGCAGGAACGCGCCCGCGTGGAGCAGCAGGTGTCCGGCCTCGCCGACAAGATCAACCGCCTGAACGCCCTGCGCGCCGAACTCGCCACGAAAGCCGCCACCGGCCAGCGCGCCCTACAGCTGACGCTCGCCCAGGCCAAAACCCTCGACGCGCGCCTGCAGGCGCTCAGCGCGCAACTCAGCGAACTGGAAGCGTCGCGCCGCGACCTGAACGACCGCGTCCGCCAGGCCGACGCGCGCGCCCAGGCCGCCGAAACGGACGCGCAGGCCGCCAGCGCCCGCGCGCAGGCCGCGCAGGCCCGCGCCGCGCAGGCCGAACGCCGCGTCGCCGACGCCCAGACCCGCGTCACTGACGCGCAAGCGCGCGCCAACGCCCTCGAAACGCAACGCCGCACGCTCGAAACGCAGCTCGGCACTCTCGCCGCCGACAAAGCCCGCCTGAGCGGCGAACGCGACCGCGTCGTCGCGCAGCGCGACCAGGCTGCGCGCGAACGCGCCACGCTCCAGCAGGACATCAAGAGCCTGCGCGCGCAGCAGGAAGCCCTCAACAACGAAAACAACCGCCTGCGCAGCGACCTGCAGCGCACCCAGGCCGCGAACGACGTGCTCCGCGAGGACTTCACGCGCGCCACCAGCGAACTCGCCGCGAGCCGCAACGACACCATTCTCTTCCAGAAAGGCGAGATCGTCTTTCGCGACACCGTCGCGTCCGTCCGGAACCTCCCGGACTTCCTGCGCGCCGCGAGCGCCAGCGTCACCGCGCAGGGCGCGCGCGGCACGCCCGCCGCCGTCCTCTCCGAACGCGCGCAGACGCAACTGCAGACGAAACTGCGCGGCCTGAACGCCAGCGCCTTCGTCGTGTGCCGCAGCGCCACGAACGTCGCCGTCGGCTTCCAGGTGGAACTCAGCTGTGACGCGCGCAGCAACAACGTCCTGTACCGCCGCGGGCAGGTGATCCGCACCGTCACCCTGAACCTCGGCGGCGACCCGGTCGCGCTGCGCGTGCAACTGCTCGACCTCGTGCAGGACGCTGTCTCGGACCTTGTCTCGCGCGGCCTCCCCCCGGAATCCGTGCTGGACCGCGGCCTGAACACCGCCGAACTCCTCGACCTGTACGGGCGCCTCAGCACCCGCACGGGCGGCACGGTCCGCGTGGGCATCGCCCCGCGCGACGAGGTCCGCCCGAGCACCCGCAGCGTGGACCTCTACCCGGTCATCCTGAATTAG